In the Nicotiana tabacum cultivar K326 chromosome 16, ASM71507v2, whole genome shotgun sequence genome, one interval contains:
- the LOC107794253 gene encoding uncharacterized protein LOC107794253, with translation MFEPESATLVSSDEETPAAPRDSAKPLFSRGFDEENFGFVSEETPLASFPVSVPIESQLPVHTVVSIAPSMAILTSSTVPTATTSHAEIGSSSSSRAMKQVTIEVPADGNLLMTSDQADVWLKPLIGLVEKSKLESHSSLTWMNDIVHSSLKINLIGTEMMKRIIHTEQLMNDYHTDADNWKEQYEGLQLEMEVLDEDKCTLEQQVRL, from the exons ATGTTTGAGCCTGAAAGTGCCACTTTAGTGAGTTCTGATGAGGAGACGCCTGCAGCACCCCGTGACTCTGCTAAACCACTCTTTTCTCGTGGATTTGATGAAGAAAACTTTGGTTTTGTTTCTGAGGAAACACCTCTTGCCTCTTTTCCTGTGTCTGTTCCAATTGAATCTCAGTTGCCTGTACATACTGTTGTTTCCATTGCTCCTTCCATGGCTATTTTGACTTCTTCAACGGTTCCTACTGCCACGACTTCCCATGCTGAAATTGGTTCCTCTAGTAGCAGTAGGGCAATGAAGCAAGTTACCATCGAGGTTCCTGCAGATGGTAACCTTTTGATGACATCAGACCAAGCTGACGTGTGGTTGAAACCACTGATAGGCCTAGTTGAGAAGTCCAAACTAGAAAGTCATAGCTCTCTAACGTGGATGAACGATATTGTGCATTCATCTTTAAAG ATTAATCTCATCGGTACAGAGATGATGAAAAGGATTATCCATACGGAGCAGCTTATGAATGACTATCATACTGATGCCGACAATTGGAAAGAGCAGTACGAGGGTCTTCAACTTGAAATGGAGGTTTTAGATGAAGATAAGTGTACCTTAGAGCAGCAAGTAAGGTTATAG